In Acholeplasma equirhinis, the following proteins share a genomic window:
- the rbfA gene encoding 30S ribosome-binding factor RbfA, with amino-acid sequence MSITTDRLQSRIFRELVHIVNNVVKNPNIGYITLTETKVTKDLSFCKVYYTILKDDEASLNKVAELLEINKKEIRMKLAEKIRDIRKIPDLVFEYDKALAYGNHIAKLLNEIKNNE; translated from the coding sequence ATGAGTATTACAACTGATCGTTTACAATCTCGTATTTTCCGTGAACTTGTTCACATTGTTAATAACGTAGTTAAGAACCCAAACATTGGTTACATAACTTTAACTGAAACTAAAGTAACTAAAGACTTAAGTTTCTGTAAAGTTTATTACACCATTTTAAAAGATGATGAAGCATCATTAAATAAGGTTGCTGAACTCCTAGAAATAAACAAAAAAGAAATTCGTATGAAACTTGCAGAAAAAATTAGAGACATCAGAAAAATTCCTGATTTAGTCTTTGAATACGATAAGGCATTAGCATACGGAAATCATATTGCAAAACTCTTAAACGAGATTAAAAATAACGAATAA
- the infB gene encoding translation initiation factor IF-2 translates to MAYNKKNKKPMPKKDFRKSNIPTVKPKEANKPKNTELIYRPEMTVSDIALAMDVSNAILIKKLMGLGMMTAVNQVLDRETVELVALEMGYTVKDEVITDLTRYDEMEIVDDPKDLVKRSPIITIMGHVDHGKTTLLDSIRKSRVVSGEAGGITQHIGAYQVEHQGEKITFIDTPGHAAFTEMRARGAKVTDIVILVVAADDGVKPQTIEALQHAKAAKVPIIVAVNKIDKPSANPDNVMSELSSHDLIPETWGGTTPYVMVSALKKMGIDELLDVIILVSEMENLKANPKRLAKGTVIEASLDKGRGAVATVIVENGTLKIGDIIVCGNTFGKIRTMNDDLKRRFTEALPGTPVEITGLDDVPRAGDVFMVFEDEKIARQTAEARASKERETYSKQQKATSLESMFGAQDDGSKVLNLVLKADVQGSIEALKGMLEKIDIEGFHANVVRSGVGSISESDITLASASNAIVIGFNVRPSAAVKSLAESQGVEIRLYNIVYRITEDIEKALKGMLEPTFEDVVTGQAEVRQIFTFSKVGKIAGCMVTDGVIRRDGKATIIRDGVVIYKGEFQQLKRMKDDVKEVRQGFECGISIVNFNDIKEGDIIECAIEKEVEVD, encoded by the coding sequence ATGGCGTATAACAAAAAGAATAAAAAACCAATGCCAAAAAAAGATTTTCGTAAATCGAATATCCCAACAGTAAAACCAAAAGAGGCGAATAAACCAAAAAATACTGAACTGATTTATCGTCCAGAAATGACCGTCTCTGACATAGCTTTAGCGATGGATGTATCAAATGCTATTCTTATTAAGAAATTAATGGGATTAGGCATGATGACTGCTGTCAACCAAGTGTTAGACAGAGAAACCGTTGAACTTGTCGCATTAGAAATGGGATATACGGTTAAAGACGAAGTTATTACCGATTTAACCCGATATGATGAAATGGAAATCGTTGACGATCCAAAAGACTTAGTTAAGCGTAGCCCTATCATTACCATTATGGGACACGTTGACCATGGTAAAACAACATTACTAGATTCAATTAGAAAATCACGTGTAGTATCTGGTGAAGCTGGTGGTATCACTCAACATATTGGTGCTTACCAAGTGGAACATCAAGGGGAAAAGATTACCTTTATTGATACTCCAGGACATGCTGCTTTCACTGAGATGAGAGCACGCGGAGCTAAAGTAACAGATATTGTTATTCTAGTTGTCGCAGCAGACGATGGTGTAAAACCTCAAACGATTGAAGCACTTCAACATGCGAAAGCAGCAAAAGTGCCTATCATAGTGGCAGTTAACAAAATTGATAAACCAAGTGCAAACCCAGATAACGTGATGAGTGAATTATCATCACATGATTTAATCCCTGAAACTTGGGGTGGTACAACACCTTATGTGATGGTTTCAGCATTAAAGAAAATGGGTATTGATGAATTATTAGATGTTATTATATTAGTGTCGGAAATGGAAAACCTAAAAGCAAATCCAAAGAGACTTGCAAAAGGTACAGTTATTGAAGCTTCACTTGACAAAGGTCGTGGTGCAGTTGCAACTGTGATCGTTGAAAATGGTACATTAAAAATTGGTGATATTATCGTATGTGGTAACACATTTGGTAAGATCAGAACAATGAATGATGATTTAAAACGCCGCTTTACAGAGGCATTACCAGGTACTCCAGTAGAAATTACTGGTCTTGATGATGTGCCTAGAGCAGGTGATGTCTTCATGGTATTTGAAGACGAAAAAATTGCAAGACAAACTGCAGAAGCACGTGCTTCTAAAGAGCGTGAAACATATTCTAAACAACAAAAAGCAACTTCACTTGAAAGTATGTTCGGTGCACAAGATGATGGTTCTAAGGTATTAAACCTTGTCTTAAAAGCAGACGTTCAAGGTTCAATTGAGGCTTTAAAAGGTATGTTAGAAAAGATTGATATTGAAGGATTCCATGCGAATGTTGTAAGAAGTGGTGTCGGTTCAATTTCTGAATCTGATATTACATTAGCATCTGCATCAAACGCAATCGTTATTGGCTTTAACGTCCGTCCATCAGCTGCAGTTAAATCTCTAGCTGAGAGCCAAGGTGTTGAAATTAGACTTTATAACATAGTTTATCGTATTACTGAGGATATTGAAAAAGCACTTAAAGGAATGCTAGAACCTACCTTCGAAGATGTTGTTACTGGGCAAGCCGAAGTACGCCAAATCTTTACATTCAGTAAAGTAGGTAAAATTGCAGGTTGTATGGTGACAGATGGTGTCATTAGACGTGATGGTAAAGCTACAATCATTCGTGATGGTGTTGTCATCTATAAGGGCGAATTCCAACAACTAAAACGCATGAAAGATGATGTTAAAGAAGTACGTCAAGGTTTCGAATGTGGTATCTCAATTGTTAACTTCAACGATATTAAAGAAGGGGACATTATTGAGTGTGCTATTGAAAAGGAAGTAGAGGTAGACTAA
- a CDS encoding L7Ae/L30e/S12e/Gadd45 family ribosomal protein, whose product MNLGTLGLAYRAKKVVLGTDEVVKALQKGELHMVLLANDAGPNTKKKISDKTKTYQCVLNENFSSIELSSALGRKEVKVIGIKDKGFSMLLK is encoded by the coding sequence ATGAACTTAGGTACACTTGGACTCGCATATCGTGCAAAAAAGGTGGTACTCGGTACTGATGAAGTCGTTAAAGCCTTACAAAAAGGTGAACTTCATATGGTCCTTCTTGCTAATGATGCCGGTCCCAATACAAAAAAGAAAATCAGTGACAAAACGAAAACTTATCAATGCGTTTTAAATGAGAACTTTTCTTCAATAGAGCTTTCTAGTGCTCTAGGTAGAAAAGAAGTTAAAGTTATCGGAATAAAAGATAAGGGGTTTAGTATGTTGCTGAAGTAG
- the rnpM gene encoding RNase P modulator RnpM — protein MKVKKVPMRTCVVTKEVRPKKDLIRVVATKEGEVSVDTKGKANGRGAYLILSKEVIELAKKNKALDKKLEVNVPDSIYEELLGLL, from the coding sequence ATGAAAGTTAAAAAAGTTCCAATGCGTACATGTGTTGTCACAAAAGAAGTACGCCCTAAAAAAGATTTAATCCGTGTTGTAGCAACTAAAGAAGGCGAAGTATCAGTTGATACAAAAGGAAAAGCAAATGGCCGTGGAGCTTATTTAATCTTGTCTAAAGAAGTCATCGAACTTGCAAAGAAAAATAAAGCTTTAGATAAAAAACTAGAAGTAAATGTACCGGATAGTATTTATGAGGAGTTATTAGGACTCTTATGA
- the nusA gene encoding transcription termination factor NusA yields MINKAFFQNINEVAEDNDLSKEQVYYAFEQGLIAACKKQLGVQTCRVEFREEKNELLIFGQYFVLPEGELNLDLDKKYTFIKLADAKEMNSRAKANELLEVKIEPGEFNYNASRDLKHRFNEVLNQIKKENIYQGLKKLQYEMVNARVLDVEQEIYRIEINKDVITMLPKKEALPTDKFHIGDRIKVYVTDVEMKPKGPKIYVSRTHVGLITRLLEEHVPEIKDGTIEVLGIARDPGDRSKVGLRSNNENVDVIGATVGEGGVRIKEISKYLSGEKIDLFRWSDNEKELIANSLQPAPVVAVTKVNPKDKSALAIVPDQQLSLAIGKLGQNVKLAVQASGWSIDIKSESIAAEEGIIY; encoded by the coding sequence ATGATTAATAAAGCATTTTTCCAAAATATCAATGAAGTCGCAGAAGATAACGACTTATCAAAAGAACAAGTTTACTACGCATTTGAACAGGGGCTCATTGCTGCTTGTAAAAAACAATTAGGCGTACAAACTTGCCGAGTTGAGTTCAGAGAAGAAAAGAATGAACTTTTAATCTTTGGTCAATACTTTGTGTTACCCGAAGGTGAACTAAATCTTGACCTAGACAAGAAGTATACATTCATTAAATTAGCTGATGCTAAAGAAATGAACTCTAGAGCTAAAGCGAATGAATTACTTGAAGTTAAAATTGAACCAGGTGAGTTCAACTATAATGCTTCTCGTGATTTAAAACATCGTTTTAATGAAGTTTTAAATCAAATCAAGAAAGAAAACATTTATCAAGGATTAAAGAAACTTCAATATGAAATGGTAAATGCAAGAGTACTTGATGTTGAACAAGAAATCTATCGTATTGAAATCAATAAAGATGTCATTACGATGTTACCTAAGAAAGAAGCTTTACCAACAGATAAATTCCATATTGGTGACAGAATTAAAGTTTATGTCACAGATGTTGAAATGAAACCTAAAGGACCAAAAATTTATGTTTCAAGAACACATGTTGGTTTAATTACTCGCTTACTTGAAGAACATGTACCTGAAATCAAAGATGGTACAATCGAAGTTTTAGGTATTGCTCGCGACCCAGGTGATAGATCAAAAGTTGGTCTACGTTCAAATAACGAAAATGTTGACGTTATTGGTGCAACTGTAGGTGAAGGTGGCGTTCGTATTAAGGAAATTTCTAAGTATCTATCTGGCGAAAAGATTGACCTTTTCCGTTGGAGCGATAACGAAAAGGAATTAATTGCAAACTCATTACAACCTGCTCCAGTTGTTGCAGTAACTAAAGTTAATCCGAAAGATAAGAGCGCATTAGCGATCGTTCCAGATCAACAATTATCACTTGCTATTGGAAAACTTGGTCAAAATGTTAAACTTGCAGTTCAAGCATCTGGTTGGAGTATTGATATCAAATCAGAATCAATTGCAGCAGAAGAAGGCATTATTTACTAA